In Euphorbia lathyris chromosome 10, ddEupLath1.1, whole genome shotgun sequence, a single genomic region encodes these proteins:
- the LOC136208159 gene encoding UDP-glycosyltransferase 73C6-like, whose protein sequence is MASESEQQQQQLHFILFPHMAQGHMIPMIDIARLLAQNGVIITLITTPINANRFKQTLDRAAESGLRINCIQLEFPAEEAGLPKNCENLDLLTSLGQATDFACAINELLQQPAEELLENIKPSPNCIISDITLYYTSHLAAKFHLPRIVFTGFSCFSMLCMHRLASSGVLETVESESEYFSVPGMPDSVEFTKQQLSGAAIRNPGKLVDEIVAAEKLTYGIIMNSFEELEPEYVQEYTKVRGDKVWCIGPVSLNNKDNSDLIQRGDNVSIRESDECLKWLDEQQSGSVIYVCFGSICNLVTLQLIELALGLEASNRPFVWVIRGGEKSVELEKWMEEERFEERTKGRSLIIRGWAPQLVILSHVAIGGFLTHCGWNSVLEGISVGVPMITWPLFLDQFYNEKLAVDVLKIGVKVGAKESVVWGEEEKIGVVVKREDVGKAIAKVFDVGEEGEEVRRKVKELSLKAKRAMEEDGSSYLNLKLLIEEIKVLASIPSM, encoded by the coding sequence ATGGCTTCTGAATCtgagcagcagcagcagcagctccATTTCATCTTGTTTCCTCACATGGCTCAAGGCCACATGATCCCCATGATCGACATTGCAAGATTATTAGCACAAAATGGAGTTATCATCACATTAATCACTACTCCAATTAACGCTAATCGTTTCAAACAAACCCTAGATCGAGCAGCCGAATCCGGTCTCCGAATCAACTGCATTCAACTGGAATTTCCAGCAGAAGAAGCTGGACTACCAAAAAACTGCGAGAATCTAGATCTGCTAACCTCCTTGGGCCAAGCCACCGATTTCGCCTGCGCAATCAACGAACTCCTGCAGCAGCCAGCGGAAGAACTGCTCGAAAACATCAAACCAAGCCCTAATTGCATCATTTCTGATATAACTTTGTATTACACTAGCCATCTTGCTGCTAAGTTTCATCTTCCACGAATCGTTTTCACTGGATTTTCTTGCTTTTCTATGTTATGTATGCATAGATTAGCCAGTTCCGGGGTACTCGAAACCGTAGAATCCGAATCAGAATACTTCTCAGTTCCTGGAATGCCTGATTCTGTTGAGTTTACCAAACAACAACTCAGTGGAGCAGCGATTCGGAATCCTGGCAAACTCGTGGACGAAATAGTAGCTGCTGAGAAGTTAACATATGggatcataatgaattcttttgAAGAATTGGAGCCTGAATATGTTCAGGAATACACAAAGGTGAGAGGAGATAAAGTATGGTGTATCGGTCCGGTTTCGTTGAACAACAAAGATAACTCGGATCTGATTCAACGAGGCGATAACGTGTCGATCCGAGAATCTGATGAATGCTTGAAGTGGCTCGACGAGCAACAATCAGGTTCTGTAATATACGTATGCTTCGGTAGTATTTGTAATTTAGTAACTTTGCAGTTGATAGAGCTTGCCCTAGGGTTAGAAGCGTCGAATAGACCGTTCGTTTGGGTTATAAGAGGAGGCGAGAAATCGGTGGAGTTAGAGAAATGGATGGAAGAGGAAAGATTCGAAGAGAGGACTAAAGGGAGAAGCCTTATAATAAGAGGATGGGCGCCGCAGCTTGTTATACTGTCACATGTAGCAATAGGGGGATTCTTAACACATTGCGGGTGGAATTCAGTGCTGGAAGGGATTAGTGTAGGCGTACCTATGATTACTTGGCCGCTTTTTTTGGATCAATTTTACAATGAGAAACTCGCTGTGGATGTGTTGAAAATAGGTGTGAAGGTTGGGGCTAAGGAAAGTGTTGTTTGGGGAGAGGAAGAGAAGATTGGAGTTGTGGTAAAGAGAGAAGATGTTGGAAAGGCTATAGCAAAGGTGTTTGATGTAGGAGAGGAAGGTGAAGAGGTTAGAAGAAAAGTAAAAGAGTTGAGTTTGAAGGCTAAGAGAGCAATGGAAGAAGATGGTTCTTCTTATCTCAACTTGAAATTATTAATTGAAGAGATTAAGGTTCTAGCAAGCATACCTTCAATGTGA